CAGCAAGGCGAGCACCGCCAACAGCAGGCGCTCATGCCACTTTAATTCGGCAGGACTTTGATGGGTGTCAGACATAATGTAATGGAAAGATGATCGCTTCCAATGCAATGGCAATGCCGTAGCACCACAGGAATTTCGTTTGCGAAAGAGTATTGAAAGCCCCCCCCCGCTTCTCTGTCACTCGGGCTTATAGCGATAGCCGTAACCGTGCACAGTCAGTAGATAGCGCGGCTTCGCGGGTTCGGGTTCGATCTTGTGCCGTAGCTGCGAAACGTGCTGATCCAAGGTGCGGGTGGTCCCTTGGTAATCGATGCCCCAGGCGGCGTTAAGCAGCTCATCGCGACTCAACGCGCGGTCGGCATGCTCGATAAATGCAAGCAACAGCTTATACTCTAACTGAGTCAGCGGAAGCTCTTGATCGCCGCGTAATAATTGACGCCGCGCGCGATCGAGCTGGATGTCTCCAAAGTACACCGGACTCTCCGCGCCGCTTTGGTTGGCGCAAGTGCTGTTGGCGGCGCGCCGCAGTGCGGCACTCACTCGCGCCAGTAACTCACGCACGCCAAAGGGCTTGGTCATATAATCGTCTGCGCCCAGTTCGAGGCCTAGCACTTTATCGATCTCTTCACTCTTGGCGCTGAGCATAATGATGGGCAGGGCCGCGTCACTTTTGCGAATTGCGCGACAGACGTCGTAACCACTCAAGCGAGGCATCATAATGTCGAGAATCGCCAGATCGGGACTGGTAGATTCAAAGAGCGCGAGCGCTTCTTCGCCCTGAGTCGCGACAGCCACACGATAGCCCTCGCTTTCTAAAAGATCGACTAAAACCAGGCGAATGCTCGCGTCGTCTTCGGCAATGAGTATCTGTTTGGGATCAGCCATGGACTTGTAAAATAAAGGAACAACCGCTGGGGTGATTTGATTCGAGCTTGAGCGTGCCGCCCATTTCCTCGGCCAATCGCGCCGCGATACTGAGGCCGAGCCCACAGCCGGGGCGTTCTGCAGTCAAACGATCATCCGATCGATGAAAGGCGTTAAAGACTTGTTTGCGCTCGGCGGCCGGGATGCCGGCTCCGTAATCAGTGACGCGCAAGCACCAGCCGGAGCTCTCACGCGTGAGCACCACCTCCGCGCGCTCGCCGGAGGAGGCATATTTAGCCGCATTATCGAGCAAGTTAAGCAGTATTTGCTCCAATGCATCGCGGTCGACATGGGCTTCCAACATCTCATCCGGCGTCGCGACCGTGATACTTAAGCCGTCCGCTTGCAGGCGATCGACCTGAGCCGCAACAATTTCTCGAACGGCACTGCTCAACTCAATCGCCGCAACCTGGCCGCGATGTTGGCCGCGTTCCAGCCGACTGAAATCGAGCACGTTATTTACCAGACGCGTGAGCCGCTGCGTTTCGTTGACCATATTTTGCAAATACGCGCGTTGCTTGTCGGGATCTTTGACACGTCCAGCGTGCAACATATCGGCAAACAAGCGAATGCTGGTCAGCGGCGTTTTCAGCTCGTGCGATACATTCGCCACAAAGGTGGTCTTACGCTCAGCATCGCGGGCATCGCGACGCGCTTGCCAAATCAAGAGCGTCGAGCCGAGCAAGATCGCCGCACTCAGCCCCACGATAAAGAGCCCCCCCACCAACCGAAAGCTACTGCCAAAGGTATTCGCGCCATTGGCACGAAAGGTCTCGATTCGCCACTGCGGCAGCGCACTGCCCACTGCGAGAGTCAGCTCTGGCACCAACGATACTTCGCGGCTACTATAGCGCGGCGCATAATCTCCCGCGACCACATGCCCCTGCGCATCCACTAGGCGAAAACGCAGCCCCTCGTTTTGCGATAGGCTGATCGCTTTGGAAAGCTCGGCGACAATGGCCTCCCGGTTTAGCCAGACGCCAATATAGTTCTCACGATCCGGCAAGCCACTCCACGCCATCCACGCTTCAGTCCCGCCGACCATGGAACTCACCCACGCTTGACGCATCGGTGCGCGTGCGTCAGCGCCATCCTCCCGCGAACTCAGCTCGGGAGCGCGGTCCGCCAGTTGCTGCGCAGCACCTGAGCGCTGCCGCGCTGGCGAAGCTGGCATAGGCAACTCCGCGAAGTCTGCCACATCCGCCTTCGATTCGGCTTCGTCCTCTGCCAAGGAACTAAAAATACTGCTAAGCCCCACCCGATTATCGACGTTGACCTTACGCACCGCAGCACGTTGCTCTTTCAAAGCTATATTCTGCGAAACAACCTTCTGCTGCACCGCAGGCACTTCTATTTCATCTCCAGCGCTTGCGTAGGCAGCATCCATTTCCATCGCAGCTGCAGGGGCCGCCGCATAGGCATCGCTTGGCGCACTGGACGTACGCGCGGCAACTGGGGCCGCCTGCACCACATCCTCCGGCAACAAACGCTCGTCCTCAAAATCAGGCAAAGTCCAGGGAAATTCACCGTCCCCCGCCCGAAGCGAGCTTGGCGACGGCAATTGCCCGCGCTCACCGAACCAAGCCGTCACCGCGTCCGAGCCGCGAAAGTAAAAGCCTGCCGCGATATAAGGATTGCCCTCAACCAACTCGGCCAGCGCGATGCGCGGCTCCGGCACCGTCCGCACGGCGACCAACCCCTCGCGGACCCCGTCGCGCAGCTCGCCCATTAATAAATCGATACTTTCGGCGACCGATGCCGTCCGGTTGGCCAAAGTGCCGGCGGCCAAAGCCTCCACCCGATCGGCTTCGCGCCCCAGCAACCACCACGCGGCCGCAGCCATCGCCAGCGTGGCTCCGAAGAGGAGGCACCAGGCAAATATGACAGGACGGAAGCGCATAGGAGGAAGAATTGGAGATTGAAATCGTAGGGGCGCGACTTGTCACGCCCGCAGTTCGCTCACAACGGCTTCGCCGTCGTGCTACAGTGTTCACATGCAATGGCATTGTGACAAGTCAGGCCCCTACATAAAACACTACTGCACCGACTGCTGGTTACGCGACTGGTAACTATCGGCACGAAAGCTCTTACGCTTTTCATTCGACAAGCCCTTCGTTTGCACCTGATCGGCTTCTTGCTCCAACACAGCACTCGGCGCAGCGAGCACCTCATCGCCGAGGAAACCATAATCAGCTGAAATCTGACCGACCACACTGCGCAGGCGATTGGCCGCCTCGTCGCGATCCCCGGCATCGGCGTATGTAATGGCAGCTTCCTTGGCCTCCGCCACCCGATTATCCACCACATTTTGCGCAATGTCCTTGCGCGCAGCAGCCACCACTTGCTCCACCTCATCCGTGTAACGAATCGGAACCGACACTTGCTGTGTGCGCATATGCGACTCACCCACCGCGTTATAATTGACTTCGACTTCGATCAAGTCCTCCACAGCGCCCACCACACCTTTGGGCACACGCATTTCGACCAGCGCCAGTTTTTCCAGACCGCTATAGACCTGCGGCATGCGGAAGCGCGCGCTGCCATCGTTGAGCTCGGCTTCGCGCCCAAGACTCTTGATAATGCGCGCCCCTCCACGCGGACGCACAATGATTTCGATATTGGTGGCCGCAACATTGAGCGCATCGCCCAGCTCTCCCGCAAAAATCCGCGGCAGATCGTCGGCATTTTCGACAAAATACGTATTCCCCTGCCCGGCGTCGGCCAAAGTCGTCATGATATCTTCATTAAAGCCCAGACCGAGACCAATGGTGCTGATCACCATGTCCTCACCGGCCAGCGCACGCCCCAGAGCACGAAAATCTGCCACCTGCGAAGGACCACGATTGGCCAAACCGTCCGAGAGCAAAATCATACGATTAATGTAGCCGTCCTCGCGATGACGCCGCAGCTCTGCAGCTGCTTGGCTCAGCCCTGCGTAAATCGCAGTATTGCCCCGCGCCGTAACTTGACGCAGCGCACGCTTCATCGCCCGAAGTCCCGCCGGGGTAACATGCTGCGACGACACCAAGGTTTCGACATCGTGATCGTAGATAATCACCGAAACCCGGTCACGCGGCCCCAGTCGTCCAACGGCGACTTCTGCAGCTTGAATCGCTTGTTCAATTTTCTCACCACTCATCGAGCCGGACCGGTCCAGCACCAAGCTTAAATTCACAGGCGGACGCTCTCGATCGTTCGGCAAATCAGAAGGTAGAATTTTAATTTGCACCACCACGTCCTCTGCCTGATTCGCAGGCACCACTGGACGATCCAGCGCCGCATCGACCTGCAGAACTTCAGCGGTGCGAATGATATCGGCTTGGGCGGTCAGCCCGCAGACGAGCGCCAAGGTGAGTAAAACTTTAGGAATTCGATTTTTCATAATATTGATCTGTTTTGAGAGAATGCGTGATTGCCCCCACAGAATATCGAATCGCCGCTCAAATGTCGTCATGCCCCCGTAAAAGGATTGTCAGGATTTTGTCATGGAGTTGGAGTTCCGCCTTTAGGCCCAATGCCTTTAAGGATTGGATTTTAGTTAGCGCAATCATTTAAGACTCGTACTTTTAGTACGATTGCTTCTTTTGTATGAATGAGCGCATCCACCTCCTTGTGTTTCCCGTTGTTTTCTAATTTTCCAGCTGCCTTTGAGGAGCTATTTAGCCGTGAGAGTTGCGCTCTGATTTTCGCGCAGCACGGTCCTCGCGGTGGTGGCCAAGCCAAGTTAAATGGCTGGGAATGGTTGATGTCCAGGGTCTACCATGAGTTGGCACGTTCGGGTACTTTCTCGTCTAATACCAAGGCGGTATCCGGAGTGCGCATCTCGGACAGCGCGCTCAGCCAGCGGGCCTTGTCGATTGGCGAGAAGCTGATCGAAGAGATACTGCCTATCGCGCTACGTCCGTTAGCCGACCGTGAGCGAGATGTGCAGGCCTTTTATCATGCATATCGGTTGGTGGCCATCGACGGGACTCGTTTCAATTTACGTAATACCGGAACCATTAATGAACAGGCTTCAAAAGTGGCTTGCAACCGCGGTAGCGGTGAACCTGCTTTCGCGCATTTGCTGGCAGTTGTCCTGGTGGAATTGGGTATGCACCAACCTTTGGGCACCCGTTTAGGCTGGCAAGGCGAGGGCGAGTTGACACTCGCGCGGCAACTGTTTGCGGCGCAGGATCTGCCCGAGCGCAGTCTGCTTTTAGCCGACCGACTGTTCGGTTATCCTTCGCTGATCTGGGGACTCTGGTCAATGCTCCGGCGCACACACAGTTACGTTCTGGTTCGAATAAAGTCTAATCTCAAAGCCAAGCGCACGCGGCAACTCGCGGATGGTTCATGGCTAGTCGAAGTCAAAGCGGTTGATCCATCCACACGCAAGAAGGTGGGGGTACTCGAACTACGTGAGATCTATGGTCGAGTCTGCTATGAAGACCAGAATGGTCACCGTTCGTGTCTTCAAATACGCTTGTGGACGAGTCTGCTCGATGACACCACCAGCCCAGCCACAGAACTGATCGCCCTTTACGCCGCACGCTGGGAGGAAGAGTTATTCTTCCGAGAACTCAAAAGCCACCTGCACGCCCGCGGAGAACTACTTGACGCACTCACTCCGCAAACCGCAGCCCAAGAAGTGCTCGCGATGCTCTTAGCGGCCGCGCTGATCGCCAAGCAGCGCCAAAGCGTCGCTTCTGCCGCAGGCGTTGAGCCCTTGCGCATCAGCTTTGCCAAGGTTTTGCACAAGACAGCCGCACTGTGCGAGCTACTGCAAGTCGGTGCAGACTTGATCACCCCGCAAGCGCTGGCTCAGTGGATACAGCGACTCTTAGATGATCTTATATATGATGCCGTTATTAAAAAACGAAGACCTAGAACTTGCCCCAGAACCCTACGACAACCCACAAAAGACTGGCCAAAAACTAAAGTTGCCCAGTCAAAACGAGTTGTTAAAACTATAGAAGTCACCAATCCTTAAAGACATTGGCCTAAAGGCGGAACTCCAACCTGATCAAACGGCTGCCCATTCAACTTGACCCCTCACACGCAAACACCATCTTTGGACCGCTTATGACAGCTCCAGCATCCAATGACGCACTTATGGAAGATATCGTCGGCCTCTGCAAACGCCGCGGTTTTATCTTCGCATCTTCTGAAATTTACGGTGGCTATAATGGCTTCTACGATTACGGCCCACTCGGTGTCGAGTTACGTAACAACATCAAGCAAGCTTGGTGGCGCGACATGGTGCAACGCCGCGATGATATCGAAGGCTTGGACTCGACCATCATCATGCACCCCGACATCTGGAAGGCCTCCGGACATATCGACAGCTTTTCCGACCCATTGGTCGACTGTAAAGAATCGAAGCGTCGCTACCGCGCCGACCAACTGTTCTTCGCGCCCGTCATTCTGGACGGCGAAAACGTCGGCTATGTCGCATTTGTAGAAGGCACCGATAGCGCCAGCATCATCAAACGCGCCAAAAAGCTACGCGACAATCTCGACAAAAAGCAGTCGAAGCTCGACGAAGCCGCGCTCAGCAGCGACCACACGGAATTTACCGAGGCCACAGATGCACAGCGCGAACTGACGCTCGCGCCAGACGCCAACAAGGTCGGCACGCTAACAGCACCGCGCGCATTTAAGCTAATGTTTGAGACCAAGGTGGGCCCACTCGCCGACGACTCTGCGGTCGCCTATCTGCGCCCGGAAACTGCACAGGGCATCTTTGCCAATTACAAGAACATCGTCGACACCGGCCGCGTAAAGATTCCTTTCGGCATCGCGCAAATCGGCAAGGCTTTCCGCAACGAGATCACACCGCGTAACTTCATCTTCCGCTCGCGCGAGTTCGAACAAATGGAGATCGAATACTTCATCGCGCCCGACGCCGACTGGAAGGCGCTCCACCGCGAGTGGATCGACACCTGCACCGACTGGCTGGTCTCAATCGGCCTGTCCCGCGAAGGCATCACCGAGGACATCCACCCAACCGAGAAGCTCGCCTTCTACTCACAGGCCACAACCGACCTCATGTATCAGTTTCCCCACGGCGAACAAGAGCTCTGGGGTATCGCCTGCCGTAGTGACTACGATCTACAACAGCATCAGAAGCACTCTGGCAAATCCATGGAGATCTTCGACGAGACCTCCAAGACCAAGTATGTGCCCCACGTCATCGAACCTTCGCTCGGCGTCGACCGCACACTGCTGGCCGTGTTGACAGCTGCTTACACCGAAGACGAAGTGCCCAACGACAAGGGCAAAGTCGAAAAGCGCACTGTAATGAAGTTCAGCCCGAAGATTGCCCCTGTCAAAGCCGCCGTCTTCCCGCTACTCAAGAATAAGCCCGAACTGGTGGAAGTCGCCCAGAAGCTCTACAAGAAATTACAACGCCGCTGGAACGTCTTCTACGACGCCTCCGGCGCGATCGGTCGTCGCTACCGTCGTCAAGACGAGATCGGCACCCCCTTCGGCATCACCATCGACTTCGACACCATCGAAAAAGACGGCACCGTCACGCTACGCGATCGCGACACCTGCGAACAACGCCGCGTAACCGAAGCCGAGCTGTTCGAATTCCTGGAAGAACAAATCGACGGCTAGAACCGGCTCGAGAATCAATTTTCAAAATCCCACAGCCGTAAAGACTGTGGGATTTTTTTGTCCATAAGTGTATATAAGCCGGGAAGACCTCCGACCTCCGACCTCTGACCTCTGACCTCTGAAATAAGCTTAAGCGAACAATCATTCTGCAGAAAAAATCCCACAAGATTTGAAGCCCCGACGAATCAGATGCACGCGAGGCCTAACTGCGCAGTTGTCGGCGCAGATCCAAGGTATGCTTAAACTCAGGAGCAAGCTTGGGCTTAAACTGCTCTGGCTTGCGCCCGAGCAGATCATCGGCGCTCTGCCAACGCTCCGATCGGCGCTGCGCCGCCTCCTCTGCGTCTTGCGGACGGCCTTCATAAATCGGCGCAAAGGGATTCCAATAATGATAACGCGCGGCCTGCATCGTTTCACCGGAACTTTTCGAGACCCATTCAAACTCCAGCGGCGACTGAATCGGCACATGCGGATGTAAGGCAGGATAGGCACTCGCACATTTATAACGCACACCACAGATCATTTTGCCATCCACTAGCTCGAAGGGCACCTCGACACCGTTGACCAATAGCACAGCCTCCTCAGCTAAACCCGGCTCAGACAGCGTCACCTGCAAACGGTCGCTCGAATTATCGACGACACGCACAGTATTGGCCCCCTGACTTTCTTCCGCCATCAGCGGAAAGGACTCGAAGGCTTGCCGCACATCCACGTGTCCACCCGGCACCTTTAATTGTCCCACACTGGGACAACGAAATGCCAACACTGGCTCCAACCACTCAGCCTCAAAGGCGAAGCCATGCGCGGCCAAATCATCGCAGATGGCCTGCACATCTTCCCATAAAAAGGCGGGCAAGAAATAACGATCATGCAACAGTGGCCCAAAGCGATGGAGTGGCTCAGTAAAGGGCGCCTGGCACAGGCGGGCAATGATCGTGCGCACGAACAACCCGATTACCGACATGGTCTCGATCCGCGGAAAGGTCTCGAAGGCGCGTAATTCGATGATGCCCCATTTGCCATTGGGCGCAGACGGATTACAAAACTTATCAAAGCAAATCTCGGTGCGGTGCGTGTTGCCGGATGAGTCGGTTAGCAGGTTGCGGTAGAACTGATCCAACAACTCCCCCTCCGGCGCACCCGCGAGCCCTTGCACTCCCTCGCAAGCCACTTCAAGTTCATACAATGAATGCATGGGGCCCTCATCCACACGCGGCGCTTGACTGCCGGGACCGACATATTGCCCCGTAAATAAATACGAAAGCGCTGGATGACGCTGCCAGTAACGCAAGATCGAAACAATACGATTAGGCTGAAGCAGAAAGGGATTTTGCTCTAAGCTCGGCCCTCCAAAGGCCAGATGCGCACCACCCCCGGTACCATAAATCGCGCCATTGAGTTGCTGCTTGGTCAACTGCAAACCAACCGTGGCGGCGGCCCGCGCGGACTGACTGAGAAAGCGATCGTATTCTGCCCAGGTAGCCGCCGGAGGCAGATTCACCTCCAGCACGCCGGGATCCGCGGCCAGTCCAAACTTCAGCAACTCGTCGCCCGCCGCTTTGGGCGCATAGCCACAAAACACAATATCGCTAAATTCACTCGCCCCGATGGTCGCATTAAAAAATGCGATCAAGGCTTGGAAGCCCTCCCAATCGAGTGGCGGCACAAAAATCTCCAAAGCACCGTGACGCACCTCGATGGTGAGTGCAGTGCGCATCGTCCCCTCAGCCAGATCCCCCAGCGGCAAACGCAGTCCGACCGGGCTGTCGCCCATAAAC
The nucleotide sequence above comes from Coraliomargarita algicola. Encoded proteins:
- a CDS encoding IS4 family transposase, encoding MSASTSLCFPLFSNFPAAFEELFSRESCALIFAQHGPRGGGQAKLNGWEWLMSRVYHELARSGTFSSNTKAVSGVRISDSALSQRALSIGEKLIEEILPIALRPLADRERDVQAFYHAYRLVAIDGTRFNLRNTGTINEQASKVACNRGSGEPAFAHLLAVVLVELGMHQPLGTRLGWQGEGELTLARQLFAAQDLPERSLLLADRLFGYPSLIWGLWSMLRRTHSYVLVRIKSNLKAKRTRQLADGSWLVEVKAVDPSTRKKVGVLELREIYGRVCYEDQNGHRSCLQIRLWTSLLDDTTSPATELIALYAARWEEELFFRELKSHLHARGELLDALTPQTAAQEVLAMLLAAALIAKQRQSVASAAGVEPLRISFAKVLHKTAALCELLQVGADLITPQALAQWIQRLLDDLIYDAVIKKRRPRTCPRTLRQPTKDWPKTKVAQSKRVVKTIEVTNP
- a CDS encoding vWA domain-containing protein, whose product is MKNRIPKVLLTLALVCGLTAQADIIRTAEVLQVDAALDRPVVPANQAEDVVVQIKILPSDLPNDRERPPVNLSLVLDRSGSMSGEKIEQAIQAAEVAVGRLGPRDRVSVIIYDHDVETLVSSQHVTPAGLRAMKRALRQVTARGNTAIYAGLSQAAAELRRHREDGYINRMILLSDGLANRGPSQVADFRALGRALAGEDMVISTIGLGLGFNEDIMTTLADAGQGNTYFVENADDLPRIFAGELGDALNVAATNIEIIVRPRGGARIIKSLGREAELNDGSARFRMPQVYSGLEKLALVEMRVPKGVVGAVEDLIEVEVNYNAVGESHMRTQQVSVPIRYTDEVEQVVAAARKDIAQNVVDNRVAEAKEAAITYADAGDRDEAANRLRSVVGQISADYGFLGDEVLAAPSAVLEQEADQVQTKGLSNEKRKSFRADSYQSRNQQSVQ
- a CDS encoding response regulator transcription factor, which produces MADPKQILIAEDDASIRLVLVDLLESEGYRVAVATQGEEALALFESTSPDLAILDIMMPRLSGYDVCRAIRKSDAALPIIMLSAKSEEIDKVLGLELGADDYMTKPFGVRELLARVSAALRRAANSTCANQSGAESPVYFGDIQLDRARRQLLRGDQELPLTQLEYKLLLAFIEHADRALSRDELLNAAWGIDYQGTTRTLDQHVSQLRHKIEPEPAKPRYLLTVHGYGYRYKPE
- a CDS encoding HAMP domain-containing sensor histidine kinase gives rise to the protein MRFRPVIFAWCLLFGATLAMAAAAWWLLGREADRVEALAAGTLANRTASVAESIDLLMGELRDGVREGLVAVRTVPEPRIALAELVEGNPYIAAGFYFRGSDAVTAWFGERGQLPSPSSLRAGDGEFPWTLPDFEDERLLPEDVVQAAPVAARTSSAPSDAYAAAPAAAMEMDAAYASAGDEIEVPAVQQKVVSQNIALKEQRAAVRKVNVDNRVGLSSIFSSLAEDEAESKADVADFAELPMPASPARQRSGAAQQLADRAPELSSREDGADARAPMRQAWVSSMVGGTEAWMAWSGLPDRENYIGVWLNREAIVAELSKAISLSQNEGLRFRLVDAQGHVVAGDYAPRYSSREVSLVPELTLAVGSALPQWRIETFRANGANTFGSSFRLVGGLFIVGLSAAILLGSTLLIWQARRDARDAERKTTFVANVSHELKTPLTSIRLFADMLHAGRVKDPDKQRAYLQNMVNETQRLTRLVNNVLDFSRLERGQHRGQVAAIELSSAVREIVAAQVDRLQADGLSITVATPDEMLEAHVDRDALEQILLNLLDNAAKYASSGERAEVVLTRESSGWCLRVTDYGAGIPAAERKQVFNAFHRSDDRLTAERPGCGLGLSIAARLAEEMGGTLKLESNHPSGCSFILQVHG
- a CDS encoding glycine--tRNA ligase, which produces MTAPASNDALMEDIVGLCKRRGFIFASSEIYGGYNGFYDYGPLGVELRNNIKQAWWRDMVQRRDDIEGLDSTIIMHPDIWKASGHIDSFSDPLVDCKESKRRYRADQLFFAPVILDGENVGYVAFVEGTDSASIIKRAKKLRDNLDKKQSKLDEAALSSDHTEFTEATDAQRELTLAPDANKVGTLTAPRAFKLMFETKVGPLADDSAVAYLRPETAQGIFANYKNIVDTGRVKIPFGIAQIGKAFRNEITPRNFIFRSREFEQMEIEYFIAPDADWKALHREWIDTCTDWLVSIGLSREGITEDIHPTEKLAFYSQATTDLMYQFPHGEQELWGIACRSDYDLQQHQKHSGKSMEIFDETSKTKYVPHVIEPSLGVDRTLLAVLTAAYTEDEVPNDKGKVEKRTVMKFSPKIAPVKAAVFPLLKNKPELVEVAQKLYKKLQRRWNVFYDASGAIGRRYRRQDEIGTPFGITIDFDTIEKDGTVTLRDRDTCEQRRVTEAELFEFLEEQIDG
- a CDS encoding transglutaminase family protein → MNSAIQSLANQVEDSLQSQGIALTMGGEPTFIPAHPDAPEWNNAAMGEQKLGYARRMTAELIRENYPGALTMQVFGKWYPGEPLPRWNCMLLHRKSGEPLWAETERILLDDVEGQNDPLAAEGLMQTTADQLGLSDFVLPAYEAEKSTPTGWVLPMDYVEGAWSSAEWPFSDSNPLQLFMGDSPVGLRLPLGDLAEGTMRTALTIEVRHGALEIFVPPLDWEGFQALIAFFNATIGASEFSDIVFCGYAPKAAGDELLKFGLAADPGVLEVNLPPAATWAEYDRFLSQSARAAATVGLQLTKQQLNGAIYGTGGGAHLAFGGPSLEQNPFLLQPNRIVSILRYWQRHPALSYLFTGQYVGPGSQAPRVDEGPMHSLYELEVACEGVQGLAGAPEGELLDQFYRNLLTDSSGNTHRTEICFDKFCNPSAPNGKWGIIELRAFETFPRIETMSVIGLFVRTIIARLCQAPFTEPLHRFGPLLHDRYFLPAFLWEDVQAICDDLAAHGFAFEAEWLEPVLAFRCPSVGQLKVPGGHVDVRQAFESFPLMAEESQGANTVRVVDNSSDRLQVTLSEPGLAEEAVLLVNGVEVPFELVDGKMICGVRYKCASAYPALHPHVPIQSPLEFEWVSKSSGETMQAARYHYWNPFAPIYEGRPQDAEEAAQRRSERWQSADDLLGRKPEQFKPKLAPEFKHTLDLRRQLRS